The genomic DNA AAAAGGTGTTCTCCCACGAATGAACACGAATTTTCACGAAGAGACGAAATAAAGTTAAAATTTGTGTTAATTCGTGCAAATTCGTGGGAGATATTTGGCCCACGAATGGACACGAATTTTTACGAAGAAAGGAATGGGGTTTAAATTCGCGGCAATTTGTGCAAATTCGTGGGAGATTTTCTTAATTCGACCCGGGCAATAATTCCTTGTTTTGAAATTATTTGTTGCACGATCTGTATTTTTAAATTATATTAGTTCTTAGTTCATCTTCTCTTTAAATACACGCTTCAATCTTTATTTCCACCTCTCGATTTCGTGCTTTGGGGAAAGATAAGCGATTATTTAATCGATTCCTTAACCCATGTGTTTGTGAGACGTCCATGATTTCCATTCTCCTGATATCCATTCTTTTTCAGCTATTGGCTGTATATTTTGCTCTGAGGTTAATAAAAACCACCGGAAAGTTAAATGCCTGGCTGTTGCTGTCGCTGGCATTTGTTCTGATGGGGCTGCGCCGATTTTCCAGTCTGATTGGAACCTATTTTCCCCAAACGGAATTTTTGTTTGGACACGAGGTGGCCGAGTCCATCGGGCTGGTGATTTCGATTGTGGTTTTTGTCGGTGTCATTTTGATTGCCCGGCTCTTCCGGCAGGCCCAAGCGGATTCCGACCGGGCAAAAACAGCCGCACACGATTTGGCCATTTCAGAGGCCCGGTTTAAAAATCTTCTGTTAAATGTTCCCGCGGTAACCTACACCCTTCTTTTTAAAAAAAAGATTATTTTTCATTATATCTCTCCGGTTCTCCGCGAATGGACAGGAAAATCTCCGGAAGAGCTCTATGCGCGGCCATCGCTCTGGAAAAAATTGGTTCCATCGGACGATCAAAACCGGCTAAAAGAGTTGCTGATAGAAAGTTTTAAAACGGGACGGAAATTTACCAGTGAACATAAAATTCTGTCAAAATCCGGTGACTGGATTTGGGTACGAAATGAAGCCTTTCCGGATGTTCATCCACAAAGCAAACAAAAACAGCTTCACGGCATTCTGACCATCATTTCTCATCAAAAGGAATTCGAATTACGGATTAATCGATTAAATTCAATCCTCGAAACGGTTAACAGAATCAATCGTCTCATTGCAAAGGAAAAAGATATTTCCGCACTCCTCCGGAATATTTGTGAGATTCTCACGCGAACCCGGGGGTATTTTTCAACCTGGATCGCCTTGATTGATGAAACGGGAAAATTTACCGGGTTTGCAGAATCGGGAATCGGAGACTCTTTTCAAAAACTGACCGAGCAATTGAAAAACGGACACATTCCGCCCTGTATTCAGCGCGCGCAACAGGCATCGGAAGGGATTCTTATTGAAGATGTGGAAAGCTTTTGCCGCGATTGTCCCCTTTCGGACAGTTATCTCTCCCATTCGGTCTGGGTGGCCCCTCTTTTATATGAAGGGCAATTATTTGGATTTCTTGCTCTTGCCATTCAAAAAAATGTGGATCATCCCAGAGAGGAAAAGGTCCTCTGGGAGGAGATCGTTTCGGATATCTCCTACGGGCTTCATGAGCGTGAGCTTGAAGATAAAAGACGCTTGATGGAACAGGCCCTTCAGAAGAGTGAAGAGCGGTTTCGTTCCATCGTCGAAACCTCCCAGGAGGGTATTTTTATTGTGGATTCGGATTACCGGATTATCTACTGTAATCAGGAAATGGCGCACATATTGGAACGCCCGGAAGCGCAGATTCTGAACCATGATTTTCGGGAATTTTTGGATGCGGAAAGTATTCCCATTGTGGAAGACCGGTACCGCCGCCGCCAAAAGGGCGAAAAAATTCCCGCACGGTATCAATTCAAAATTATCCGAAAAAGCGGTGAAGTACGGTGGGTTGAAATCAGCGCAGCCGTCATTAACAGCGGCACGCCCCACGTCCAGACCATTGCAACCCTCCTGGACGTAACCGATCAGATCAAGCTTCAGCAGCAATTTCTGCAGGCTCAAAAAATGGAAGCTGTCGGACGGCTGGCCGGCGGAGTGGCTCACGATTTTAATAACATTCTGACGGCGATCAACGGGTATGCCCAGCTTTTGTTGAGTGAAATGGAACCGGAAAATCCCTTGCGGGAGGACGTGGAAGAAATCTACAAGTCAGGGAATCGCGCGGCGGCCCTGACCCACCAGCTCTTGGCGTTCAGCCGGCGGCAGGTTTTGGAACCTCAGATTCTTTCGCTGAATGATGTCATTCAGGGATCAAAGCGAATGATTCAGCGGATGATTGGTGAAGATGTTGAATTGGTTTTTCATCCCGATGAAAATCTCGGTACGGTCTATGTTGACCCGGGTCAGGTCGATCAAATCCTGCTCAATCTGGCAGTCAATGCCAGAGATGCCATGCCAGATGGGGGGCGGCTGATTGTTGAGACGAGCAACATTTCGTTAGCCGAGGCGTACACGGAGCGTCATGTCAGTGTGAAACCGGGCGACTACATTCTTCTGGCTATCACAGATACCGGTCAGGGCATGTCCAAAGAGATCATGGAACACATTTTTGAACCCTTTTTTACCACCAAAGAAAAGGACCGGGGGACCGGATTAGGGCTTTCCACGGTCTACGGAATTGTCAAACAAAGCGGGGGACACATCTGGGTGTACAGCGAACCCGGGAAGGGCACAACCTTTAAGATCTACTTTCCCCGGGTGGATGCTCCGCGCAACGCGGGTAAGAACGAGAGCGTTTCCGACCAGGCGCTGCGGGGCACGGAAACGATCCTGGTTGTGGAGGACGAAAAGAATGTCCTGGAGGTGGCTTCCCGAAGCCTCTCAAAATTGGGCTACACGGTTTTGACTGCCCCCAACGGAAAAGACGCCCTGAAAATTGCTCGTTCGTATCCGCGAAAAATCGATCTGATACTGACAGATGTGGTTATGCCGAATATGCCGGGAGACCAACTTATTCGGGAAATCCAAAAGTTTCGCTCCGACTTCCGGGTCCTGTTTATGTCCGGGTATCCGGACCGGGCCATTACCAAAAATGGTTTTTTGAAAAACGGACTATTTTTTATTCAAAAACCATTTACCCCGCAACGAATTGCCCGTAAGGTACGCGAAATCTTAAATCGGAAATAAAGGAAAGCGCCTTGTGCCACAACGGAATTGTCAGTACAAGAAACTGCGCCGTATGACTTTCTTTTTTTGAGGCATGGATTATTTTTTAAGCGCGCTCTGGATGGAGGTTACGTTCTGTTTTCCGTGTTCGAAACGAACGAATGAATGAGAGTTGATTTTTACCGAAAGATTTCCTATCTTTATTGGAATTTAACTTAAGTGAAAAAGCAGATACAGGAGGAGAAAAATATGACATCCGTGAAATTGTGGCTTCGGGCAAGTCGCCCCTTTTCATTTACGGCATCGGTAACACCTGTTCTTTTGGGAAGTGCGTTGGGCTGGTACCTGGGATATTTTAACATCCTTTATTTTGTGGCCGCCTTATTCGGAGCCCTGCTCCTGCACGCCGGTTCCAATCTAATTAGCGACTATTACGATTACAAAAAGCAGGTGGACCGTGAGGGCACGCTTGGAGGAAGCGGTGTTTTGGTAGAAGGGCTGTTGCCTCCCCGGTCGGTTTTTTGGGCTGGACTCGTCGCCTTTGCGACGGCAACCCTGATCGGTGTCTATTTGATTTCTGTGCGCGGATTACCCATTCTGGTTCTGGGTCTCGTTGGCATGTTGGGTGGTTTTTTCTACACGGCGGATCCCGTTGAGTACAAATACAAGGCCTTTGGCGATGTGGGTATTTTTCTGCTTTTTGGCCCCCTGATGGTTCTGGGTGCTTTTTATGTTCAGACCGGTTACCTGAGCTGGTTTCCGGTGTGGGTGTCTCTTCCCATTGCCCTGCTGGTAACGGGTATTCTTCATGCCAACAATTTCCGGGATATCCGAAACGACGCCGTTGCCGGCATCCGGACGTTTGCAATGGTACTGGGTGAAAAGGGATCGGTCGTGCTCTACAAAACCATGGTTATTCTCGCGTATGCCATTACCATCGGACTGGCGGTTGCCAGCGTCATTCCATTGTGGGGTTTTCTTGTACTGCTGTCTCTGCCTTCTGCAATCAAGGTTTTTCAGGTCATTCAGGGTAAGGACGTCAAGGGCCAAAATGGGGTGGCCATGGCCGATGTTTTAACGGCTCAACTGCACATGCAGTTTGGAATTCTCCTGACCCTGGCCTTTATCCTGGCCCGAATCATCTAAAAAATGGCAGAGTCTGCACACACACAAAAAGCGGATTTGATTTTCGGTTTGGTTCTCGCCACCGGATTCTGGTTTGAGCTTTTCCGGTGGCGGGCAGCCAACTTTTGGTGGTCAATGGCCGTTTTTACCGCATTGCTGTCCATTTATTCTGTCTGGCGAAAACCCCGTTTATTTTTTCCAAAGCCTTCGGTAAAACAGACCCTTCTTATCGGACTGGTTTCGGCCAGTTTGCTGTACGCTTTTTTTTGGGCGGGCAACTGGGCAACCTCTTTTCTGCCGTTTCAGGCGCAGCAAATTCAGGCCGTTTACCAGAACAAACAGGAGGCCTCCTTCGGAATTATCCTCCTCCTGATGGTTTTGTTCATCGGCCCGGGTGAGGAGATTTTCTGGCGCGGATTTGTTCAATCAACTCTGGAAGACTGGGCAGGGAACACGTGGGGTTGGCTGCTGGCCAGTGCACTTTACGCCGCTATTCACATTCTTACCGGCAACGTGATGTTGATCGGCGCGGCTGCTACGGCGGGCCTCTTCTGGGGCTGGCTGTATCTGCGTTATAAAAATTTGTACGCCAACATTCTGTCCCACGTCCTGTGGGATGTGGCTATTTTCCTTATCTGGCCGATTCATTAAAGAGATTGCAAAATAGGGCCGAAACCCGGGAAAAGGGGGGCTTATTCGGAGAGGGCAGGCTCTCCCTGTTTAGACTATTGTTTGCTTGATGCCCAGATTTTGGCAATACCATCGATAAGCATTATGGCAGAAATAGAACCCAAAATTGCCGGAATGATGGAGATATTATTAACCGTCCAGACCCAGTTGCCAAACACCGCTGTACCAAGCCAGGCACCAATCCAGGCCACAATAAGTTCAAACCAGTATCCTCCCGAGGTCTTAACTTTAAGAACAAACCACCATACCACTGATATTACGATAGCAATTATGGTCAGCCAAAGCCATGATAAAAATGGCATAAAAACAATTCCAGATTGCATGTTGAATCACCTCCTTTTATTGGTGTCAACATCATTAGAACATGTTTAAGGAAAGCCTGCCACTTTTGTGAATAGATCTCCGAAATGGGTGTGATCTATTTAGTGTATTCACACGCTAAATCCTATGCAGAGAATCTAAACGAAAACCAACACATTTTTGAAGTATAGCTCTCGTGGCGAACCCGCCGCAGGAGGGTCAGGAAATCCCTGTTATTTAAGATGTCAGCGAGATTGCGGGCCGCGGGGCATTTTCACCGGTGACGCTTTGCTTCCCCCAACAGCACGAA from Calditrichota bacterium includes the following:
- a CDS encoding PAS domain S-box protein, producing MISILLISILFQLLAVYFALRLIKTTGKLNAWLLLSLAFVLMGLRRFSSLIGTYFPQTEFLFGHEVAESIGLVISIVVFVGVILIARLFRQAQADSDRAKTAAHDLAISEARFKNLLLNVPAVTYTLLFKKKIIFHYISPVLREWTGKSPEELYARPSLWKKLVPSDDQNRLKELLIESFKTGRKFTSEHKILSKSGDWIWVRNEAFPDVHPQSKQKQLHGILTIISHQKEFELRINRLNSILETVNRINRLIAKEKDISALLRNICEILTRTRGYFSTWIALIDETGKFTGFAESGIGDSFQKLTEQLKNGHIPPCIQRAQQASEGILIEDVESFCRDCPLSDSYLSHSVWVAPLLYEGQLFGFLALAIQKNVDHPREEKVLWEEIVSDISYGLHERELEDKRRLMEQALQKSEERFRSIVETSQEGIFIVDSDYRIIYCNQEMAHILERPEAQILNHDFREFLDAESIPIVEDRYRRRQKGEKIPARYQFKIIRKSGEVRWVEISAAVINSGTPHVQTIATLLDVTDQIKLQQQFLQAQKMEAVGRLAGGVAHDFNNILTAINGYAQLLLSEMEPENPLREDVEEIYKSGNRAAALTHQLLAFSRRQVLEPQILSLNDVIQGSKRMIQRMIGEDVELVFHPDENLGTVYVDPGQVDQILLNLAVNARDAMPDGGRLIVETSNISLAEAYTERHVSVKPGDYILLAITDTGQGMSKEIMEHIFEPFFTTKEKDRGTGLGLSTVYGIVKQSGGHIWVYSEPGKGTTFKIYFPRVDAPRNAGKNESVSDQALRGTETILVVEDEKNVLEVASRSLSKLGYTVLTAPNGKDALKIARSYPRKIDLILTDVVMPNMPGDQLIREIQKFRSDFRVLFMSGYPDRAITKNGFLKNGLFFIQKPFTPQRIARKVREILNRK
- the menA gene encoding 1,4-dihydroxy-2-naphthoate octaprenyltransferase, yielding MTSVKLWLRASRPFSFTASVTPVLLGSALGWYLGYFNILYFVAALFGALLLHAGSNLISDYYDYKKQVDREGTLGGSGVLVEGLLPPRSVFWAGLVAFATATLIGVYLISVRGLPILVLGLVGMLGGFFYTADPVEYKYKAFGDVGIFLLFGPLMVLGAFYVQTGYLSWFPVWVSLPIALLVTGILHANNFRDIRNDAVAGIRTFAMVLGEKGSVVLYKTMVILAYAITIGLAVASVIPLWGFLVLLSLPSAIKVFQVIQGKDVKGQNGVAMADVLTAQLHMQFGILLTLAFILARII
- a CDS encoding CPBP family intramembrane metalloprotease, whose amino-acid sequence is MAESAHTQKADLIFGLVLATGFWFELFRWRAANFWWSMAVFTALLSIYSVWRKPRLFFPKPSVKQTLLIGLVSASLLYAFFWAGNWATSFLPFQAQQIQAVYQNKQEASFGIILLLMVLFIGPGEEIFWRGFVQSTLEDWAGNTWGWLLASALYAAIHILTGNVMLIGAAATAGLFWGWLYLRYKNLYANILSHVLWDVAIFLIWPIH
- a CDS encoding GlsB/YeaQ/YmgE family stress response membrane protein codes for the protein MQSGIVFMPFLSWLWLTIIAIVISVVWWFVLKVKTSGGYWFELIVAWIGAWLGTAVFGNWVWTVNNISIIPAILGSISAIMLIDGIAKIWASSKQ